A stretch of the Anaeromyxobacter sp. genome encodes the following:
- a CDS encoding tryptophanase has product MPHSRFEPFRIKMVEPIRMTTRAEREALLSAARLNVFALAADDVLLDFLTDSGTGAMSARQWAGLMVGDESYAGARSFFRFERVVRALTGYQHVIPVHQGRAAERILFKVATSPGDVVPSNTHFDTTRANLEYGGVEAADLVIPEGLSPRTRHPFKGNVDLERVEALLRERGDRVPFGMITLTNNSGGGQPVSLSNLRAYRALLARFGKPLIIDACRFAENAMFVKLREPGQEGRAVADIAREAFSLADGCTMSGKKDGLANIGGFIALREDRWVEAARTLLILTEGFPTYGGLAGRDLEALATGLEEVLEEDYLRYRLRTAEYLGEKLLAGGVQIVEPTGGHAVYLDARAFLPHLPPEQYPAWALTAALYLEGGIRGVEIGSVMFGRRLPDGTETFHPLELVRLAFPRRVYTQSHFDYAAEVICELKARAGQVRGVRLVKQAGVLRHFTAEAEWV; this is encoded by the coding sequence ATGCCACACAGCCGCTTCGAGCCCTTCCGCATCAAGATGGTGGAGCCCATCCGCATGACCACGCGCGCCGAGCGCGAGGCGCTGCTCTCGGCCGCGCGGCTCAACGTGTTCGCGCTGGCCGCCGACGACGTGCTCCTCGACTTCCTCACCGACTCCGGCACCGGCGCCATGTCGGCGCGGCAGTGGGCCGGCCTGATGGTGGGCGACGAGAGCTACGCCGGCGCCCGCAGCTTCTTCCGCTTCGAGCGGGTGGTGCGTGCGCTCACCGGCTACCAGCACGTCATCCCGGTGCACCAGGGGCGCGCCGCCGAGCGGATCCTCTTCAAGGTGGCCACCAGCCCGGGCGACGTGGTGCCGAGCAACACCCACTTCGACACCACCCGCGCCAACCTCGAGTACGGCGGCGTGGAGGCGGCCGACCTGGTCATCCCCGAGGGGCTGTCGCCGCGGACGCGCCACCCGTTCAAGGGGAACGTGGACCTGGAGCGGGTGGAGGCGCTGCTGCGGGAGCGCGGCGACCGCGTGCCCTTCGGCATGATCACCCTCACCAACAACTCCGGCGGCGGGCAGCCGGTGTCGCTCTCCAACCTGCGGGCCTACCGGGCGCTGCTGGCGCGCTTCGGCAAGCCGCTCATCATCGACGCCTGCCGCTTCGCCGAGAACGCCATGTTCGTGAAGCTGCGCGAGCCCGGCCAGGAGGGGCGGGCCGTGGCCGACATCGCCCGCGAGGCCTTCTCGCTGGCCGACGGCTGCACCATGAGCGGCAAGAAGGACGGGCTGGCCAACATCGGCGGGTTCATCGCGCTCAGGGAGGACCGGTGGGTGGAGGCGGCCCGCACCCTGCTGATCCTCACCGAGGGCTTCCCCACCTACGGCGGGCTGGCCGGGCGCGACCTGGAGGCGCTGGCCACCGGCCTGGAGGAGGTGCTGGAGGAGGACTACCTGCGCTACCGGCTGCGCACGGCCGAGTACCTGGGCGAGAAGCTGCTGGCGGGCGGCGTGCAGATCGTGGAGCCCACCGGCGGCCACGCCGTCTACCTGGACGCGCGCGCCTTCCTGCCCCACCTGCCGCCGGAGCAGTACCCGGCCTGGGCGCTCACCGCCGCCCTCTACCTGGAGGGCGGCATCCGCGGCGTGGAGATCGGGTCGGTGATGTTCGGCCGGCGGCTGCCAGACGGCACCGAGACCTTCCACCCGCTGGAGCTGGTGCGCCTGGCCTTCCCGCGCCGGGTCTACACCCAGAGCCACTTCGACTACGCCGCCGAGGTGATCTGCGAGCTGAAGGCCAGGGCGGGCCAGGTGCGCGGGGTGCGGCTGGTGAAGCAGGCCGGGGTGCTGCGCCACTTCACGGCGGAGGCGGAGTGGGTGTGA
- a CDS encoding NADH:flavin oxidoreductase/NADH oxidase yields the protein MLFDPLTLRGVTLRNRLGVSPMCQYSAVEGRAADWHLVHYGGLAQGGAGLVLFEATAVEARGRISAADLGLWEDAQVEPLARVVRFVEAMGAVAGVQLAHAGRKASVRPPWVAGGAPLLPGDGGWAPVGPSPLPFAGGHATPVELTAAELDALPATFAAAAARALTAGCRVVEVHAAHGYLLHQLLSPLSNRRTDRYGGGFENRTRLARQVVGAVRAVWPEALPLLVRLSATDWAEGGWTPDETVALARQLGALGVDLVDCSSGGLVPTAAVPVAPGYQLPFAARVRREAGVATAAVGLLTGAAQAEQVLREGQADLVLMGRELLRDPRFPLRAAAELGVDGPWPAPYLRARR from the coding sequence ATGCTCTTCGACCCCCTCACCCTGCGCGGCGTCACCCTGCGCAACCGCCTCGGCGTCTCCCCCATGTGCCAGTACTCGGCGGTGGAGGGGCGCGCCGCCGACTGGCACCTGGTGCACTACGGCGGGCTGGCGCAGGGCGGCGCCGGCCTGGTGCTGTTCGAGGCCACCGCGGTGGAGGCCCGCGGCCGCATCTCGGCGGCCGACCTCGGGCTGTGGGAGGACGCCCAGGTGGAGCCGCTGGCCCGGGTGGTGCGCTTCGTGGAGGCCATGGGCGCGGTGGCCGGGGTGCAGCTGGCCCACGCCGGGCGCAAGGCCTCGGTGCGGCCGCCCTGGGTGGCCGGCGGCGCGCCGCTCCTGCCGGGCGACGGCGGCTGGGCGCCGGTGGGGCCGAGCCCCCTGCCCTTCGCCGGCGGGCACGCCACGCCGGTGGAGCTCACCGCGGCCGAGCTCGACGCCCTGCCGGCCACCTTCGCCGCCGCCGCGGCGAGGGCGCTCACGGCCGGCTGCCGGGTGGTGGAGGTCCACGCCGCCCACGGCTACCTCCTGCACCAGCTCCTCTCGCCGCTCTCCAACCGGCGCACCGACCGGTACGGCGGCGGCTTCGAGAACCGCACCCGCCTGGCGCGCCAGGTGGTGGGCGCCGTGCGGGCCGTCTGGCCGGAGGCGCTGCCGCTGCTGGTGCGCCTCTCGGCCACCGACTGGGCCGAGGGCGGCTGGACGCCCGACGAGACGGTGGCGCTGGCGCGCCAGCTCGGCGCCCTGGGGGTGGACCTGGTGGACTGCTCGTCGGGCGGGCTGGTGCCCACCGCCGCGGTGCCGGTGGCCCCCGGCTACCAGCTGCCCTTCGCGGCCCGGGTGCGGCGCGAGGCCGGCGTGGCCACCGCCGCGGTGGGGCTGCTCACCGGGGCGGCGCAGGCGGAGCAGGTGCTGCGGGAGGGCCAGGCCGACCTGGTGCTGATGGGGCGCGAGCTGCTGCGCGACCCGCGCTTCCCGCTGCGGGCGGCCGCCGAGCTGGGCGTGGACGGCCCCTGGCCGGCGCCCTACCTGCGGGCGCGCCGCTGA
- a CDS encoding amino acid-binding protein, which translates to MKIRQLSLFLENRPGQLRVPCKVLGDAGIDILTMSLADTQQFGILRLIVKDWARAKQLLEAAGQVVNVTDLLALDVPDQAGGLAAVLEVFERTGLGVEYMYPFTMRERGKAATLLFRLEEPDAAAVKLAAAGVQLVSAGELFRRAGA; encoded by the coding sequence ATGAAGATCCGCCAGCTGTCGCTCTTCCTCGAGAACCGCCCCGGCCAGCTCCGCGTGCCCTGCAAGGTGCTGGGCGACGCCGGCATCGACATCCTCACCATGTCGCTGGCCGACACCCAGCAGTTCGGCATCCTGCGCCTCATCGTCAAGGACTGGGCGCGGGCCAAGCAGCTGCTGGAGGCGGCCGGGCAGGTGGTCAACGTCACCGACCTCCTGGCCCTCGACGTGCCGGACCAGGCCGGGGGCCTGGCCGCGGTGCTGGAGGTCTTCGAGCGGACCGGCCTGGGCGTCGAGTACATGTACCCCTTCACGATGCGCGAGCGCGGCAAGGCCGCCACCCTGCTCTTCCGCCTGGAGGAGCCGGACGCCGCCGCGGTGAAGCTGGCCGCCGCCGGGGTCCAGCTGGTCTCGGCCGGCGAGCTCTTCCGGCGCGCCGGGGCCTAG
- a CDS encoding Fis family transcriptional regulator, whose product MTPRARCLPLLGLLVALAGCGGAAAVADGPTGPATEPAELAGITAAHNAVRSGVGVGPLAWDAALAATAAAWAARCVDVQQPSGLVDHNPGRSDGHPFYVGENIYASTGTAAGTDAVASWSGEAAHYDHATNTCASGQVCGHYTQVVWAASTALGCARRDCPALRFRSTIVCDYGPGGNISGQRPY is encoded by the coding sequence ATGACCCCTCGCGCGCGCTGCCTGCCGCTGCTCGGACTCCTGGTGGCCCTCGCCGGCTGCGGCGGCGCCGCGGCGGTGGCCGACGGACCGACCGGTCCGGCCACCGAGCCGGCCGAGCTGGCCGGCATCACCGCCGCCCACAACGCCGTCCGCAGCGGCGTCGGCGTCGGCCCGCTCGCCTGGGACGCCGCGCTGGCGGCCACCGCGGCGGCCTGGGCGGCCCGCTGCGTGGACGTGCAGCAGCCCTCCGGCCTGGTCGACCACAACCCTGGCCGGAGCGACGGCCACCCGTTCTACGTGGGCGAGAACATCTACGCCTCGACCGGCACCGCCGCGGGCACCGATGCGGTGGCGAGCTGGAGCGGCGAGGCCGCCCACTACGACCACGCCACCAACACCTGCGCCAGCGGCCAGGTCTGCGGCCACTACACGCAGGTGGTCTGGGCCGCCAGCACGGCGCTGGGCTGCGCGCGGCGCGACTGCCCGGCCCTGCGGTTCCGCTCCACCATCGTGTGCGACTACGGCCCGGGCGGGAACATCAGCGGGCAGCGGCCCTACTGA
- a CDS encoding 8-amino-7-oxononanoate synthase: MTTKHPGSAALAVVPAANRADLFARCRAFTITGELKAAGLYPYHRPAQGGPDAISEVQGRPVLMFGSNNYLGLATHPRLVAAATAALAQCGVGTTGSRLLNGTLDLHQRLEARLAAFHRREAAAVFSVGYLANLGAISALCGPGDLVVLDRLAHASLVDACKLAGVRVKRFRHNDPAHLARLLASEPDRPALVAVDGVYSMDGDLAPLPELLAACRRHGARLLVDDAHGVGVFGPTGRGVAEHFGLEAEIDVLVGTLSKATGTLGGYVVADAPVVEYLRHLARPMIFTASGPAAVQAATLAALDLIEEEPERRLRLWENTRRLQSGLAEEGFDIGVTCSPIVPVQVGQQERLFTMWRRLEADGVYASLVLPPAVPPGRCILRLTVMATHTREQVDRAVLAIAAAGREAGVLPAR, from the coding sequence ATGACCACCAAGCACCCGGGCTCGGCCGCGCTGGCGGTCGTGCCCGCCGCCAACCGGGCCGATCTCTTCGCCCGCTGCCGCGCCTTCACCATCACCGGCGAGCTGAAGGCCGCCGGGCTCTACCCGTACCACCGGCCGGCGCAGGGCGGCCCGGACGCCATCTCCGAGGTGCAGGGCCGCCCGGTGCTGATGTTCGGCTCCAACAACTACCTGGGCCTGGCCACCCACCCGCGGCTGGTGGCGGCAGCGACGGCGGCGCTGGCGCAGTGCGGCGTGGGCACCACCGGCTCGCGCCTGCTCAACGGCACCCTCGACCTGCACCAGCGGCTGGAGGCGCGGCTGGCCGCCTTCCACCGGCGCGAGGCGGCGGCGGTCTTCTCGGTGGGCTACCTGGCCAACCTGGGCGCCATCTCGGCCCTGTGCGGCCCCGGCGACCTGGTGGTGCTCGACCGCCTGGCCCACGCCAGCCTGGTGGACGCCTGCAAGCTGGCCGGGGTGCGGGTCAAGCGGTTCCGCCACAACGACCCGGCCCACCTGGCGCGCCTGCTGGCGTCGGAGCCGGACCGGCCGGCGCTGGTGGCGGTGGACGGGGTCTACAGCATGGACGGCGACCTGGCCCCGCTGCCCGAGCTGCTGGCGGCCTGCCGCCGCCACGGGGCGCGGCTGCTGGTGGACGACGCGCACGGGGTGGGCGTCTTCGGGCCCACCGGCCGCGGCGTGGCCGAGCACTTCGGGCTGGAGGCGGAGATCGACGTGCTGGTGGGCACGCTCTCCAAGGCCACCGGCACGCTGGGCGGGTACGTGGTGGCCGACGCCCCGGTGGTGGAGTACCTGCGCCACCTGGCCCGCCCCATGATCTTCACCGCCTCCGGGCCGGCCGCGGTGCAGGCCGCCACGCTGGCGGCGCTGGACCTCATCGAGGAGGAGCCGGAGCGGCGCCTGCGGCTGTGGGAGAACACCCGCCGGCTGCAGTCCGGGCTGGCGGAGGAGGGCTTCGACATCGGGGTCACCTGCTCGCCCATCGTGCCGGTACAGGTGGGCCAGCAGGAGCGGCTCTTCACCATGTGGCGGCGGCTGGAGGCGGACGGGGTCTACGCCAGCCTGGTGCTGCCCCCGGCGGTGCCGCCGGGCCGGTGCATCCTGCGGCTCACCGTCATGGCCACCCACACGCGCGAGCAGGTCGACCGGGCGGTGCTCGCCATCGCCGCGGCGGGCCGCGAGGCCGGGGTGCTGCCGGCAAGGTAG
- a CDS encoding Rrf2 family transcriptional regulator, whose product MASGKFAMAVHALAVLAQDADGYPSEHLAGSVNTHAVFLRRVLRRLAEAGLIAAREGRGGGYRLARPADQVTLAEVYRAVEPEGPLAPSPCDPNLRCPVGAGMRAAFAGAAAAARAGVESALAGQTVADVARTAVRRGKSARAAAAP is encoded by the coding sequence ATGGCCTCCGGAAAGTTCGCCATGGCGGTGCACGCCCTCGCGGTCCTGGCCCAGGACGCGGACGGCTACCCCAGCGAACACCTGGCCGGCAGCGTCAACACGCACGCCGTCTTCCTGCGGCGCGTGCTGCGGCGGCTGGCCGAGGCCGGGCTCATCGCGGCCCGCGAGGGGAGGGGCGGTGGCTACCGCCTGGCGCGCCCGGCCGACCAGGTGACCCTGGCCGAGGTCTACCGGGCGGTCGAGCCGGAGGGGCCGCTCGCCCCCAGCCCCTGCGACCCCAACCTGCGCTGCCCCGTGGGGGCCGGCATGCGCGCCGCCTTCGCCGGCGCCGCCGCGGCCGCCCGCGCCGGCGTGGAGTCCGCGCTGGCCGGGCAGACCGTGGCCGACGTGGCCCGCACCGCGGTCCGCCGCGGCAAGTCGGCGCGCGCCGCCGCCGCACCCTGA
- a CDS encoding indolepyruvate oxidoreductase subunit beta, translated as MATRVVNVVVAGLGGQGAIKASDILADAAFRAGFDVKKAEIHGMSQRGGSVTSDVRYGTEVLSPMIPRGEADFLVVLAGSEVEVNRPNLRPGGVLIPPDAINEADLPNRRSLNVALLGVLAARLDLADEHWLAAIRAALPERLHEVNEKAYRLGKESVR; from the coding sequence ATGGCCACCCGGGTGGTCAACGTGGTGGTGGCCGGGCTGGGCGGCCAGGGGGCCATCAAGGCCTCCGACATCCTGGCCGACGCCGCCTTCCGGGCCGGCTTCGACGTCAAGAAGGCCGAGATCCACGGCATGAGCCAGCGGGGCGGCTCGGTGACCAGCGACGTGCGCTACGGCACCGAGGTGCTCTCGCCCATGATCCCGCGCGGCGAGGCCGACTTCCTGGTGGTGCTGGCCGGGAGCGAGGTGGAGGTGAACCGCCCCAACCTCCGGCCCGGCGGCGTCCTCATCCCGCCCGACGCCATCAACGAGGCGGACCTGCCCAACCGCCGCTCGCTCAACGTGGCGCTGCTGGGCGTGCTGGCGGCGCGCCTCGACCTGGCCGACGAGCACTGGCTGGCCGCCATCCGGGCCGCGCTGCCGGAGCGGCTGCACGAGGTGAACGAGAAGGCCTACCGCCTCGGCAAGGAGTCGGTGCGATGA
- a CDS encoding phenylacetate--CoA ligase translates to MTTLLVENRLFDPAEALPRPELAALQLGRLRQTVAQAGRVPFYRAALAAAGVGPDDLRSLDDLRRLPFTVKDDMRAHYPLGLLAVPRAEIARVHGSSGTTGMPTFVAYTRRDLETWSGLVARVLTAGGLRPGHLVHVAFGYGLFTGGFGLHAGIERVGAGVVPAGGGNTPRQVLLLRDLAADALICTPSYAFHLAEVIRDAGLPRSDLALRFGHFGGEPWTEELREALERDLGILAFNNYGLSEVIGPGVSGECGARRGMHVAEDHFLVECLDPETLAPRPDGEVGELCFTSLTKEAMPVLRYRTRDLASLDRSPCPCGRTGVRMSRVVGRTDDMLIIRGVNVFPSQVEEALLRVEGTAPHYLIEVSRPGALDEATVKVEVRPADFSDEMRRLVALRDRIDREIHAVTGIRMTVELVAPGSIERSAGKARRVVDHRKAGP, encoded by the coding sequence GTGACCACCCTGCTCGTCGAGAACCGGCTCTTCGACCCGGCCGAGGCCCTGCCGCGCCCCGAGCTGGCCGCCCTGCAGCTCGGCCGCCTGCGCCAGACCGTGGCCCAGGCCGGCCGGGTGCCCTTCTACCGGGCGGCCCTGGCCGCCGCGGGCGTGGGCCCGGACGACCTGCGCTCGCTCGACGACCTGCGCCGCCTGCCCTTCACGGTGAAGGACGACATGCGGGCCCACTACCCGCTCGGCCTGCTGGCGGTGCCGCGCGCCGAGATCGCGCGCGTGCACGGCTCGTCCGGCACCACCGGCATGCCCACCTTCGTGGCCTACACCCGCCGCGACCTCGAGACCTGGTCCGGGCTGGTGGCCCGGGTCCTCACCGCCGGGGGGCTCCGCCCCGGCCACCTGGTGCACGTGGCCTTCGGCTACGGCCTCTTCACCGGCGGGTTCGGGCTGCACGCCGGCATCGAGCGGGTGGGGGCCGGGGTGGTCCCCGCCGGCGGCGGCAACACCCCGCGCCAGGTGCTGCTGCTGCGCGACCTGGCCGCCGACGCCCTCATCTGCACCCCCTCCTACGCCTTCCACCTGGCCGAGGTGATCCGCGACGCCGGCCTGCCGCGCTCAGACCTGGCGCTGCGCTTCGGCCACTTCGGCGGCGAGCCCTGGACCGAGGAGCTGCGCGAGGCGCTGGAGCGCGACCTCGGCATCCTGGCCTTCAACAACTACGGCCTCTCCGAGGTGATCGGCCCGGGCGTCTCCGGCGAGTGCGGGGCGCGGCGCGGCATGCACGTGGCCGAGGACCACTTCCTGGTGGAGTGCCTGGATCCGGAGACCCTGGCCCCGCGGCCCGACGGGGAGGTGGGCGAGCTGTGCTTCACCTCGCTCACCAAGGAGGCCATGCCGGTGCTGCGCTACCGCACCCGGGATCTCGCCTCGCTGGACCGCTCGCCCTGCCCCTGCGGCCGCACCGGCGTGCGCATGAGCCGGGTGGTGGGGCGCACCGACGACATGCTCATCATCCGCGGGGTGAACGTCTTCCCCAGCCAGGTGGAGGAGGCGCTGCTGCGGGTGGAGGGGACGGCGCCGCACTACCTCATCGAGGTGTCGCGCCCGGGCGCGCTCGACGAGGCCACCGTCAAGGTGGAGGTGCGCCCGGCCGACTTCTCGGACGAGATGCGCCGGCTGGTGGCGCTGCGGGACCGCATCGACCGCGAGATCCACGCGGTCACCGGCATCCGCATGACGGTGGAGCTGGTGGCGCCGGGCTCCATCGAGCGCTCCGCCGGCAAGGCCCGGCGGGTGGTGGACCACCGCAAGGCCGGGCCCTAG
- a CDS encoding phenylacetate--CoA ligase has product MRTAWNDAPAAFHPASAPDYLPRAQLEALQLGRLQAVVRRAYERVPLFRERMEQRDLGPEAIRGLPDLGLLPFTVKTDLRDTYPFGLFASPMEEVVRLHASSGTTGKPIVVAYTEADLQVWTSVMVRSFAACGLHQGDVVQNAYGYGLFTGGLGAHYGAEALGATVIPISGGNTERQLMVLADFGVTAICCTPSYMVHLIERAKEAGVGFGKLKVGVFGAEPWSEEMRQHIQAETGIRAHDIYGLSEIIGPGVGIECLHRDGLHLFEDHFYPEIIDPVSGAVLPDGSEGELVLTTLSKQAMPMLRYRTRDITSLHPDPCPCGRTIRRIRRIGRRSDDMFIIRGVNVFPSQVEAALLKVEGTLPHYQIVLTRQKGLDEMEVQVEVTAAFFSDRIRGLEALQDQLADAIEHTIGIRVKVHLVQPKTLARSEGKAKRVVDQRKI; this is encoded by the coding sequence ATGAGGACCGCCTGGAACGACGCCCCGGCCGCCTTCCACCCGGCCAGCGCGCCCGACTACCTGCCGCGCGCCCAGCTCGAGGCGCTGCAGCTGGGCCGGCTGCAGGCGGTGGTGCGGCGCGCCTACGAGCGGGTGCCGCTCTTCCGCGAGCGCATGGAGCAGCGCGACCTGGGGCCCGAGGCGATCAGGGGGCTGCCGGACCTGGGGCTGCTGCCCTTCACGGTGAAGACCGACCTGCGCGACACCTACCCCTTCGGCCTGTTCGCCTCGCCCATGGAGGAGGTGGTGCGGCTGCACGCCTCCTCCGGCACCACCGGCAAGCCCATCGTGGTGGCCTACACCGAGGCCGACCTGCAGGTCTGGACCAGCGTGATGGTCCGCTCCTTCGCCGCCTGCGGCCTGCACCAGGGCGACGTGGTGCAGAACGCCTACGGCTACGGCCTCTTCACCGGCGGCCTGGGGGCCCACTACGGCGCCGAGGCGCTGGGGGCCACCGTCATCCCCATCTCCGGCGGCAACACCGAGCGGCAGCTCATGGTGCTGGCCGACTTCGGGGTCACCGCCATCTGCTGCACCCCGAGCTACATGGTGCACCTCATCGAGCGGGCCAAGGAGGCCGGGGTCGGCTTCGGCAAGCTGAAGGTGGGCGTCTTCGGCGCCGAGCCCTGGAGCGAGGAGATGCGGCAGCACATCCAGGCCGAGACCGGCATCCGGGCCCACGACATCTACGGCCTCTCCGAGATCATCGGCCCGGGCGTGGGCATCGAGTGCCTGCACCGCGACGGCCTGCACCTCTTCGAGGACCACTTCTACCCGGAGATCATCGACCCGGTCAGCGGCGCGGTGCTGCCGGACGGCAGCGAGGGCGAGCTGGTGCTCACCACCCTCTCCAAGCAGGCCATGCCGATGCTCCGCTACCGCACCCGGGACATCACCAGCCTGCACCCGGACCCCTGCCCCTGCGGCCGGACCATCCGGCGCATCCGCCGCATCGGCCGCCGCTCCGACGACATGTTCATCATCCGCGGCGTCAACGTCTTCCCGTCGCAGGTGGAGGCGGCCCTGCTCAAGGTGGAGGGCACCCTGCCGCACTACCAGATCGTGCTGACCCGGCAGAAGGGGCTGGACGAGATGGAGGTGCAGGTGGAGGTGACGGCCGCGTTCTTCTCCGACCGGATCCGCGGGCTGGAGGCGCTGCAGGACCAGCTGGCCGACGCCATCGAGCACACCATCGGCATCCGGGTGAAGGTCCACCTGGTGCAGCCCAAGACCCTGGCCCGCAGCGAGGGCAAGGCCAAGCGGGTCGTCGACCAGCGCAAGATCTGA
- a CDS encoding outer membrane protein transport protein, producing MNLLKHALALAVLVPSLALASGYEVINVNPRDLALSSSAVAVQQDAAATFSNPAALSKLRGFNLSLAGSILSLTTEWTAPDDGGASGVSGTAKTNFAPTPPVALYAAYGTEVAGRGLGVGFGIGTPGGGQMKWDETWQGRGRIITNERRIIGAYLNAGYELSPYLRLGGGAVYYYGIQYLKQGIEPFPDAYGELSTKGGGLTFQVAMEAQLTKNLSLGIDYKHKATISMKGDGHFQIPPSLASGATQDQGVKEDLAFPNTLAVGIGWRISKPLLFTLQYSFSRFVEYTDDTFVGDAGLTLVVPRDYGNGRVIRGGLEWQATDALTLRVGAMRDVSGLSTDHLSPTLPDSNTTAVTAGLSFNVTPALGLHAAFFYGDRDKQTATGTTAFPGSYKTEILIASAGVTWTPVVAPAP from the coding sequence ATGAACCTGCTCAAGCACGCCCTCGCCCTCGCCGTCCTCGTCCCCTCGCTGGCCCTGGCCAGCGGCTACGAGGTCATCAACGTCAACCCGCGCGACCTGGCGCTCTCCTCGTCGGCGGTGGCCGTCCAGCAGGACGCCGCCGCCACCTTCTCCAACCCGGCCGCCCTCTCCAAGCTGCGCGGCTTCAACCTCTCGCTGGCCGGCTCCATCCTCTCGCTCACCACCGAGTGGACCGCGCCGGACGACGGCGGGGCCAGCGGGGTGAGCGGCACCGCCAAGACCAACTTCGCCCCCACGCCGCCGGTGGCGCTGTACGCCGCCTACGGCACCGAGGTGGCGGGGCGCGGCCTGGGCGTCGGCTTCGGCATCGGCACCCCCGGCGGCGGCCAGATGAAGTGGGACGAGACCTGGCAGGGGCGCGGCCGCATCATCACCAACGAGCGGCGCATCATCGGCGCCTACCTCAACGCCGGCTACGAGCTCTCCCCCTACCTCCGCCTCGGCGGCGGCGCCGTGTACTACTACGGCATCCAGTACCTCAAGCAGGGCATCGAGCCCTTCCCGGACGCCTACGGCGAGCTCTCCACCAAGGGCGGCGGCCTCACCTTCCAGGTGGCCATGGAGGCCCAGCTCACCAAGAACCTCTCGCTGGGCATCGACTACAAGCACAAGGCCACCATCTCCATGAAGGGCGACGGCCACTTCCAGATCCCCCCCTCGCTGGCCAGCGGCGCCACGCAGGACCAGGGCGTCAAGGAGGACCTGGCCTTCCCCAACACCCTGGCCGTCGGCATCGGCTGGCGCATCTCGAAGCCGCTGCTCTTCACGCTGCAGTACAGCTTCAGCCGCTTCGTCGAGTACACCGACGACACCTTCGTCGGCGACGCCGGCCTGACCCTGGTGGTGCCGCGCGACTACGGCAACGGCCGGGTCATCCGCGGCGGCCTGGAGTGGCAGGCCACCGACGCCCTGACGCTGCGGGTCGGCGCCATGCGCGACGTCTCCGGCCTCTCCACCGATCACCTCTCGCCCACGCTGCCGGACTCCAACACCACCGCGGTGACGGCCGGCCTGAGCTTCAACGTGACCCCGGCCCTCGGCCTGCACGCCGCCTTCTTCTACGGCGACCGCGACAAGCAGACCGCCACCGGCACCACCGCCTTCCCCGGCAGCTACAAGACCGAGATCCTCATCGCCTCGGCCGGCGTCACCTGGACGCCGGTGGTGGCCCCGGCCCCCTAG